A stretch of Plutella xylostella chromosome 10, ilPluXylo3.1, whole genome shotgun sequence DNA encodes these proteins:
- the LOC105385388 gene encoding DNA polymerase delta catalytic subunit, with product MDKKTSFKGPPPKRFKSADDDDEEMPSTFEEQLAVMECNDFDSQGVIGEGPENQSTNIKWSRPDPPDLKANMDKLIFQQLDIDHYNGEPMKGMPGSQMAPVPIMRMYGVTMEGNSVCCHVHGYTPYFYVTVPLNFVESSCNELKSNLNTAILEDLRSNKENIKEAVLEVRLVKARSIMYYKGDGEITFARVSVALPKLIAAAKRLMERQPTTFGLMDPSFFETNIDFDIRFMVDTSVVGCSWIELPVGKWSKRTKDTNVKPVSRCQIEVDVGWNAFIAHQPEGEWSKVAPFRILSFDIECAGRKGVFPEPNHDPVIQIASMVIRQGETEPFLRNVFTLNTCAPIVGSQVLSFQSESEMLAKWSDFFRELDPDIITGYNISNFDWPYLINRAKHLKVSNFDYLGRIKDIRSVIKDSILQSKQMGRRENKSINFEGRVPFDLLLVLVRDYKLRSYTLNAVSYHFLQEQKEDVHHSIITDLQNENEQTRRRLAMYCLKDAYLPLKLLNKLMCIVNYMEMARVTGVPLLCLLTRGQQIKVVSQLLRKAKDVGYLMPAYHGQGSDEQFEGATVIEPKRGYYADPISTLDFASLYPSIMMAHNLCYTTLVPQNMQKELNLSSDDVTVTPKNNVFVKSTVRKGLLPEILESLLSARKKAKADLKEEKDPFKRSVLDGRQLALKISANSVYGFTGAQVGKLPCLEISGSVTAYGRTMIEFTKTEVEQKYTKSNGYKEDAVVIYGDTDSVMVKFGVKTLEESMELGKEAAEFVSSKFVKPIKLEFEKVYYPYLLINKKRYAGLYFTRPDKYDKMDCKGIETVRRDNSPLVSNMMSTCLQKLLIDRDPDGAVNFAKQIISDLLCNRIDISQLVITKELTKNDYAAKQAHVELANKMKKRDPGTAPKLGDRVPYVICCAAKNTPAYMKAEDPIYVLENSIPIDFNYYLENQLSKPLLRIFEPILGDKAESLLLKGEHTRTKAMVTSKVGALAAFTKKREKCIGCKTVMPNDSKKALCDHCLGKEGNIYITEIFKLRQLQDKFSRLWTECQRCQGSLHEEVLCTNRDCTIFYMRKKVGMELDSQEKTVLRFGEPTW from the coding sequence ATGGATAAGAAGACTTCTTTTAAAGGTCCTCCTCCAAAGAGGTTTAAATCAGCAGATGATGACGACGAAGAAATGCCATCTACTTTCGAAGAGCAACTCGCTGTCATGGAATGCAATGATTTTGATTCGCAAGGTGTTATCGGTGAAGGGCCGGAAAATCAGTCGACTAATATAAAATGGTCGCGGCCTGATCCGCCGGATTTAAAAGCTAACATGGACAAGTTAATTTTCCAACAATTAGACATAGACCATTACAATGGGGAACCTATGAAAGGAATGCCTGGATCTCAAATGGCCCCAGTGCCCATTATGAGAATGTATGGAGTAACCATGGAAGGTAATTCTGTTTGTTGTCATGTCCATGGATATACACCATACTTCTATGTGACAGTGCCCTTGAACTTTGTTGAATCATCATGTAATGAACTGAAAAGCAATTTGAACACAGCTATTTTAGAAGATTTGCGCTCCAACAAAGAAAATATCAAAGAAGCTGTCCTGGAAGTCCGCCTGGTTAAAGCCCGCTCTATCATGTACTACAAAGGAGATGGCGAGATTACATTTGCCCGAGTTTCAGTAGCTCTGCCTAAATTAATAGCTGCTGCCAAGAGGCTTATGGAGAGACAACCAACCACATTTGGCTTAATGGACCCATCATTCTTTGAAACAAATATTGATTTTGATATTAGATTCATGGTAGACACATCAGTAGTGGGATGCAGTTGGATTGAACTGCCCGTCGGGAAGTGGTCCAAGAGGACAAAAGATACTAATGTGAAGCCAGTATCCAGATGTCAAATTGAAGTTGATGTTGGATGGAATGCATTCATTGCCCACCAGCCTGAAGGAGAATGGTCCAAAGTAGCACCATTTAGGATATTGAGCTTTGACATTGAGTGTGCAGGCAGAAAGGGGGTATTCCCAGAACCCAATCATGACCCTGTCATTCAAATAGCATCAATGGTTATCAGGCAAGGTGAAACAGAACCATTTTTGAGAAATGTTTTCACACTGAACACATGTGCTCCTATTGTCGGGTCTCAAGTACTGAGCTTTCAGTCTGAATCTGAGATGTTGGCCAAATGGTCAGACTTCTTCCGTGAGCTTGATCCTGATATAATCACTGGatacaatataagtaattttgaCTGGCCATATCTCATCAATAGGGCCAAGCATTTAAAAGTAAGCAATTTCGATTACCTAggaagaattaaagatatcaGATCTGTCATAAAGGATTCTATCTTGCAATCGAAGCAAATGGGCCGCAGGGAAAACAAGTCGATTAATTTTGAGGGGCGGGTACCCTTTGACCTGTTACTGGTTCTTGTACGTGATTACAAGCTTAGATCTTACACACTAAATGCCGTGAGCTATCATTTCCTGCAAGAACAAAAAGAAGATGTGCACCACAGCATTATCACTGACTTGCAAAATGAGAATGAACAGACTCGAAGAAGGCTTGCAATGTACTGCCTCAAAGATGCATACTTACCATTGAAGTTACTGAATAAGCTTATGTGTATTGTTAATTATATGGAAATGGCCAGAGTAACTGGGGTGCCACTGTTGTGTTTGCTAACCCGTGGCCAACAAATAAAAGTAGTCAGCCAATTGTTGCGAAAAGCTAAAGATGTTGGATATCTCATGCCTGCATATCATGGACAAGGTTCAGATGAACAATTTGAAGGGGCAACAGTTATTGAACCAAAGAGAGGATATTATGCTGATCCAATTTCCACTCTAGATTTTGCTTCCCTGTATCCAAGTATAATGATGGCTCACAATTTATGTTACACCACATTGGTGCCTCAAAATATGCAAAAGGAGCTAAACTTAAGCTCTGATGATGTAACAGTGACACCTAAAAATAATGTGTTTGTAAAATCAACTGTAAGAAAAGGACTACTTCCAGAAATATTGGAATCACTACTTTCTGCACGTAAAAAAGCAAAAGCTGATTTGAAAGAAGAAAAAGATCCATTCAAAAGATCTGTGTTAGATGGTAGACAATTGGCATTAAAAATTAGTGCTAATTCGGTTTACGGATTCACAGGAGCACAGGTAGGAAAGCTGCCATGTCTTGAAATATCTGGAAGTGTTACAGCATATGGCCGAACTATGATTGAATTCACTAAGACTGAGGTTGAGCAGAAGTATACAAAAAGCAATGGATACAAGGAGGATGCTGTAGTTATCTATGGAGACACAGACTCAGTGATGGTTAAATTTGGAGTAAAGACTCTAGAAGAAAGTATGGAACTTGGAAAAGAAGCAGCAGAATTTGTAAGTTCAAAATTTGTGAAGCCCATCAAACTAGAATTCGAGAAAGTATACTACCCATATCTACTGATCAACAAAAAACGTTATGCAGGGCTATACTTCACTAGACCAGATAAGTATGATAAAATGGACTGCAAAGGCATAGAAACTGTAAGAAGGGACAACAGTCCTCTTGTTTCCAATATGATGAGCACTTGTCTCCAGAAGCTCCTCATAGACCGTGATCCAGATGGTGCAGTGAACTTTGCCAAACAGATAATCTCAGATTTACTCTGTAATCGCATAGATATATCCCAACTAGTAATAACTAAAGAACTTACTAAGAATGATTATGCAGCCAAACAGGCCCATGTTGAATTAGCAAATAAAATGAAGAAACGTGACCCAGGAACTGCACCCAAACTTGGCGACAGAGTGCCATATGTCATCTGTTGTGCAGCTAAGAATACACCTGCTTACATGAAGGCTGAAGATCCTATATATGTGTTAGAGAATAGTATTCCCATTGACTTCAACTACTATTTGGAGAATCAGTTGTCTAAACCGCTCCTACGAATATTTGAGCCAATTCTAGGAGATAAGGCAGAGTCCCTCTTGTTGAAAGGCGAGCACACTAGGACCAAGGCAATGGTAACATCAAAAGTGGGGGCACTAGCTGCATTTACCAAGAAAAGAGAGAAATGTATTGGATGCAAAACTGTAATGCCTAATGACTCCAAAAAAGCCCTCTGCGACCATTGCCTCGGGAAAGAGGGTAACATATACATTACAGAAATATTCAAGTTGCGGCAGTTACAGGACAAATTCTCCCGCCTTTGGACAGAATGCCAAAGATGTCAAGGAAGTCTGCACGAGGAAGTGTTGTGCACCAACAGAGATTGCACCATCTTTTATATGAGAAAGAAAGTAGGAATGGAACTAGATTCCCAAGAAAAGACTGTTTTACGATTTGGAGAGCCTACATGGTAA